In the Pseudomonas orientalis genome, one interval contains:
- a CDS encoding pyridoxal-phosphate dependent enzyme — translation MPTLSRPAVLELIGNTPLVKVSRFDTGPCTLFLKLESQNPGGSIKDRIGLAMIDAAERDGRLRPGGTIIEATAGNTGLGLALVGRAKGYRVVLVVPDKMSTEKVLHLKAMGAEVHITRSDVGKGHPEYYQDVAARLAKGIPGSFFADQFNNPANPLAHETSTAPEIWAQTQHDVDAIVVGVGSAGTLTGLTRFFKRVQPELAMVLADPVGSVMAEYSRSGQLETPGSWAVEGIGEDFIPSIADLSSVRHAYSISDEESFDHARQLLKAEGILGGSSTGTLLAAALRYCREQTEPKRVVTFVCDTGTRYLSKVYNDQWMNDAGLLQYKHYGDLRDLIARRFEDGRVISVSPDDTLLTAFQRMRLADVSQLPVLIDGQQLAGVIDESDLLLGLHQDATHFSMSVASAMTRTPRTLAPSASLADLQAELDRGLVAIIADASGFHGLITRVDLLNHLRRSLA, via the coding sequence ATGCCTACCCTCTCCCGCCCCGCCGTACTTGAACTGATTGGTAACACGCCGCTGGTCAAGGTCAGCCGCTTCGATACCGGCCCTTGCACGCTGTTTCTCAAGCTTGAATCGCAAAACCCCGGTGGCTCGATCAAGGACCGTATCGGCCTGGCCATGATCGACGCCGCCGAGCGCGATGGCCGCCTGCGCCCTGGCGGCACCATTATCGAAGCCACCGCCGGCAACACCGGCCTGGGCCTGGCGCTGGTCGGGCGGGCCAAAGGCTATCGAGTGGTGCTGGTGGTGCCGGACAAGATGTCCACGGAAAAAGTGCTGCATCTGAAGGCCATGGGTGCCGAGGTGCATATCACCCGCTCCGATGTGGGCAAGGGCCACCCCGAGTATTACCAGGACGTGGCGGCGCGTCTGGCCAAGGGTATTCCGGGCTCGTTCTTTGCCGATCAGTTCAACAACCCGGCCAATCCCCTGGCCCATGAAACCAGCACCGCACCGGAGATCTGGGCGCAGACCCAGCATGATGTCGATGCGATCGTGGTGGGCGTCGGCTCGGCCGGCACCCTTACCGGCCTGACCCGGTTCTTCAAGCGCGTGCAGCCTGAGCTGGCCATGGTGCTCGCCGATCCGGTGGGGTCGGTGATGGCCGAGTACAGCCGCAGCGGTCAGCTTGAAACCCCGGGTTCCTGGGCGGTGGAAGGCATCGGTGAGGATTTCATTCCGTCGATTGCCGACCTGTCCAGCGTGCGCCACGCCTACTCCATCAGCGATGAAGAGAGCTTTGACCATGCCCGCCAACTGCTCAAGGCCGAAGGCATCCTGGGCGGTTCGTCCACCGGCACCCTGCTCGCCGCCGCGCTGCGCTATTGCCGCGAGCAGACCGAGCCCAAGCGTGTGGTCACCTTCGTCTGCGACACCGGCACGCGCTACCTGTCCAAGGTCTATAACGACCAATGGATGAACGACGCCGGGCTGTTGCAGTACAAGCACTACGGCGACCTGCGCGACCTGATCGCCCGCCGCTTCGAGGATGGCCGGGTGATCAGCGTCAGCCCCGACGACACCCTGCTCACCGCCTTCCAGCGCATGCGCCTGGCGGATGTCTCGCAATTGCCGGTATTGATCGACGGCCAGCAACTGGCGGGGGTCATCGATGAGTCCGACCTGCTGCTGGGCCTGCATCAGGACGCCACGCATTTTTCCATGAGCGTGGCCAGCGCCATGACCCGCACCCCGCGCACCCTGGCCCCCAGTGCCAGCCTTGCGGACCTGCAGGCGGAACTGGATCGCGG